The genomic segment CGCCATAACGTTGGCAATGGCGCCACTGCACGAGCGGTTATCACGGTATATGGCTCTGAGGGGAGCGATTGTACGGTGTTTGGCCAAACCACGACATTAGCGAGTCCCACTTCCGTGCGCAATTCTTCCAACATCCTTGCTTTTTTATTCACAGCCTCGGCGAGGGTAAACGAGAGATCGGGGCGGGCAATTGCCAATAGTAAACCGGGCATTCCATTACCACTCCCCACATCTAACACCCTCCCCGAGTTAGGTAGGTACGGAACCGCCGCCATACTGTCAATTGCCAAAGTTATCCACAAGTTCTCCACATTGGTTCGGGATAGTAAATTGTGGTGCCGATTAACATAACGAGTGAATTCTGAGAGTTGTTGAATTTGCGTAAGTTGTTTATTATTCAGCGAATACAACTCTCGGAGCGGTGTTAGTAAATCGTGAGTATTCTTAGACATCGGAAGTTATTCCCAACTTATCCACAATTCATCCACCGGTTACGATTTCTGCTTGTCCACACGATTATCCAGTGCCATACTTCGGAGATTCGTTAACAATACCAGTAAATCGGCGGGTGTGACCCCAGCTAAACGCGATGCTTCCCCAATCGTTGCCGGGCGATGCCGGGATAAACTATCACGAGCTTCTGCCGACACTGCAGTTAGGGAATGATAATCTAAATCAATCGGTAGGTTACGCAATTCTTCCGAACGGAGCCGCTCCGCCTGACGCGCTTCCCGGACAAAATACCCTTCGTAACGAACCCGCGTCTCCACTGCTTTCACCCAATCGGGATGTTCTGTGAAACTCATATCCATCGGGTGATCGAGTAACAAGCCGTCAAGGGTGATACCTTCCCGACTTAGTGCCGCTTTCCATGTGATCTTTTTCGTTGAATCCGGTAATGAATAAAACCGCTTCGACATTTCCGCGACACCATCCGCAATCGCTTGCATCCGGTAACGGTAAGCATCACGTAATTCCGGCGTCACCAATCCCAACCGTTCGCCATGAGCCAACAACCGCTCTGGTGCCGAATCAACCCGCAAAAGCAGACGGTACTCGGCACGGGAAGTAAACATCCGGTACGGTTCTTCAGGAACCCGCAATCGTAAATCGTCGCAAAGCACACCGATATAAGCTTCGTCGCGCCGTAAAACAAACGGTGGTTCTTTTTTGATGGCAAGCGCGGCATTCACCCCCGCCCAAAACCCCTGCGCCGCAGCTTCTTCATAACCTGAAGTACCGTTAATCTGCCCGGCAAAATATAACCCTTTGACTTTTCGCGATTCAAATGTCGGTAACAGACCCTCAGCAGGAACGGCATCATACTCGACAGCATATCCCGGACGGGCGATTTCAGCATCGGCAAAACCGGGCATTGTCCGCAGTGCAGAAAGTTGCACCTCTTCCGGTAACGAAGTCGAGAACCCGTTGAGATACATCCATGGGTGATCCAAACCCTCCGGCTCGACGAATAACTGATGGCTGGTGCGGTCGGCAAACCGGTTGATTTTATCTTCGATGCTGGGACAATATCGCGGGCCAATTCCTTTGATGCGACCGGTAAACATTGGCGAACGGTCAAACCCTTTTTCCAATTCCTTGTGGGTTGTCTCGCTGGTTCGCGCAATCCAGCAATTTGTTTGTGGCAATGCCGGGGTCTTCGTTAGGGCATGGAAGAAAACCGGTCGTTCGTCGCCATCCTGTTTTTCCAACTGTGAATAGTCGATAGTCTCTTTTTTAATGCGGGGCGGCGTTCCCGTTTTTAGTCTGATTAAACGAAATCCGGTATTTTTCAAATCATCAGCGAGCGAATACACCCCCTGCTCACCGATTCTACCGGCATTCTGTTTCCACTCCCCACAATGAATAATCCCACCCAAAAACGTCCCGGTTCCCAACAAGGCTGCCTGACAAGAGACTTCCCCTCGGGACAGCAGCCGTAATCCAATCAATCGAAAACTCGATTCAGGGTCAGTCGTCTTCACTGGTTCCACCAGTAAACCTAAGACTTCATCTTCCCAAATTTCGAGGTTTGGGGTCGCTTGAAGAATGGTTTGGGCGGCAAGCGAGTATTTATCTTTATCGGATTGGCAACGTGGCCCCCATACTGCGGGTCCCTTTGAGCGGTTCAACAGGCGAAACTGGATTCCGGTGGCATCGGAAAGCTGTGGCATTAACCCGCCTAACGGATCAAGTTCGACAACCAAATGCCCTTTCGCTAACCCACCGATTGCCGGATTACACGACATTCGCCCAATCGCATCGATTCGCTGCGTAATCAATGCGGTCGGAACCCCCATCCGGGCAGCAGCGCTTGCCGCTTCGACCCCGGCGTGTCCGCCGCCAATGACCAAAAACTCGACCAACGTATTCCTTCTAACTCTCTTCGGTTTTAGGTTTCACGTGAAACGCAGAACTCAAGATGGACCAGTTAGGTTTCACGTGAAACAACCAAACTGGGATTATACTTACTTACCAATACAGAACGAGGAAAACACCTTTGCCAACACATCATCCGGCGTACGCTCCCCGACGATGGTTCCTAATTCGATCATCGCCTGTCGTAACTCTTCTGCAATGATTTCCGGGGTCTCCTGGTGTAATAGTTGCCGTTCGACTTTTCGCAGTTTTAAGGCGGTCTGATGGAACGCTTCCTGATGACGTTGATTCATTGGTAATACGTTTGTCGATGTTTGTTCGCTGACCCGTTGCGCTACCCACTGTTCCAGCGCTGATCTGAGCCGCATTACCCCATCCCCCGTTTTGGCGGATAAGAAATACTCCTTGCTGGAGTGATCAGGTTTTTCATGCGTTTTGTCGAAATGTGTTAGAAAATGACGGATCTGCCGTTTCGTTGCCGGTCGTTGTTCTGCTTCCACTAAGTCAAATTTATTGACGATCCACCATTGGTTTGCTACGCTATTCGCAGGGAGGGTTTCACGAATAAAACCACCTTCCTGCCACTGATCTATCGGAATGAGCCATAATGTCAAGTCTGCCGATTGGTGAATCGCCCGGCTCCGGCGTACCCCTTCCCGTTCGATGGCATTGCGCGACTTCCGGATGCCGGCGGTATCGAATATCTTTACCCGCTTTCCTGCTAACAGGAGCTCCCCTTCGACGATATCACGGGTGGTACCCGGTACCGGGGAAACAATTGCTTTGTCTCTTGCCACTAACTTATTGAGTAAAGAAGATTTACCGGAATTTGCTGAGCCAGCTAATGCAATTTGAATGCCTTCTGCCATCGGTCGTACTTGGCGATTGATTTCAACTAACTCTTCGATTTCCAAACGGATACGTTCAATTTGTGTTTGTAACTGGATGCTATCGTACAACGGCACTTCTTCTTCGCTAAAATCGAGTGATAACTCCAATAAACCGGCGATCTTCTCGATGCGCTGTTGTAGCGCTTTCGCGCGAACACCCAACTCCCCATCCAATAGGCGGATCGAACTCCGTTTTTCCGAGGAATCGGTCGCCGCGATGAGAGCGGAAACTCCTTCCGCTTGGTCGAGCGATATTTTACCATTCCAATAGGCTCGTAGGGAGAATTCCCCCGGCCCGGCAAGCCTTGCGCCGTGAAACTGCAACTCGCCCAACAACTCCTCAACAATTGCGGGTGATCCGTGTACGGAAAATTCGATAGAATCCTGTCCAGTGAAGCTATGTGGCGCGCGAAAACAGAGCACGACCGCGCGATCCAATTCTTCCCCATTCCGGTTCAGCAATGTCCGGTAACAGACCCGGCTGGTTTGGCGAAAAGTGGGAATTTTTTTTTCGCATATCCGGTTTGCAATGGCGAAGGCAGCGGAGCCGCTCACCCGCACCACGGCAAGCGCGGCGTGACCCGGCGCTGTTGCCAGCGCGCAAATCGTGTCCTGTAAATCGGGCAATTTCATCGTTCCAGAGAATACAGTTTTTCGCATCGAAAAGCGAGTTTTCTTTTGTCCTCGAAGAGGAGCGTGTAGAAAGGGTGTAAGGTGTAAGGTGTAAGGTGTAGGGTGTAAGGTGTAGGGTGTAAGGTGTAGGGTGAAAGGTGAAAGGTGAAGGGTGTAGGGTGTAGGGTGTAGGGGGCAGACCCTATGGGTCGCCCAATACAGAGAGGTGGTTACCGACAGTAGAGGGTGGTTGCGGGCTTTCAAGCCCGTTTCGTAGGGGTCGATTTTAAATCGACCTGATAGCAGTAGGGACAGACGCCACTGTCTGTCCTGGCACTGTAGCTCAGACAACCCCTCAGGGCTCACGTTTCGTAATCTTGTCTGAGTGGTATTATCCGTGTCATTGCGAGCGCAGCGAAGCAACCCCGCAGGGCTCACCGAAGGTATTCCCAGAACTCGAAACGCCCGTTGGACAAGAATGTCCAACGTACTGTAAGTGCAACGGGCTTGGAAGCCCGTAGCCACCACATTTGAGGTCGCAGCACCGGGTAGGGGAGGACTCCCATGTCCTCCCGCTTTTATAACGTGTCGTTGCGTTTCGACCCCTACTAAATGATCACTCCGTTTTTACCAAATGAGATTGCCACGTCATCCGCCGTCCGGCGGATTCCTCGCAAACACAAAAGGGCAAACCCGATGGCTTGCCCTTGTTATTTCCAGAGAAATCAAATGGTTGTATAAAATTATACTACTTGGTCAACACCATCTGTTTGGTAGTGATGAATCCGTTGGTGCGTAATGTGTAGTAATAGGTTCCCGAGGGCAATCCCGCCGCATTAAACGATACATGGTAGTTATTCGCTGCTTGGTAACCATTCACCAATGTAGTGACTTCCTTGCCCAATTCGTTGAATACCGTCAACCGGACATTACCAGCTTTGTGCAAACCGTAAGTGATTTCGGTCGAGGGATTGAATGGATTGGGGTAGTTTTGGTGTAATGTTACGCTCGTTGGAATTTCAGCGACGCTTGCTTCTGGTGTATCGGAAGCAATTACTAACTCACCGGTAATGATATCGACAATCACCCAAAGGGATGGTGAAGATGCTTGATAACTATCATAATACATAATCATCCAAACCAACGTCGGCATTGGTGGCGTTAGTGTAAAGTTTCCCCCCATCATTCGAACAAAGCAACCGGGGTGTGTCGAACGATAAGTCGATCCACCGTTACTTTCGGCGACCGTCATCGCATTAGGACTATTGAAGAATGTCGGTGGAATCGTCTGAGTAAAGGTCGAACCTGGTGATTGCTCCACTCTGACGTATGGTCCCATTTGAGGGATAACCATCGCACTTATCCATTGACTTGTTGTAGGGTGG from the bacterium genome contains:
- the rsmG gene encoding 16S rRNA (guanine(527)-N(7))-methyltransferase RsmG; this translates as MSKNTHDLLTPLRELYSLNNKQLTQIQQLSEFTRYVNRHHNLLSRTNVENLWITLAIDSMAAVPYLPNSGRVLDVGSGNGMPGLLLAIARPDLSFTLAEAVNKKARMLEELRTEVGLANVVVWPNTVQSLPSEPYTVITARAVAPLPTLWRWTSRLRTVGTRYLLFRGSNELQENATLPTGLDYVVCQKLHQVSLWVADVKQPSQSAE
- the mnmE gene encoding tRNA uridine-5-carboxymethylaminomethyl(34) synthesis GTPase MnmE, with protein sequence MRKTVFSGTMKLPDLQDTICALATAPGHAALAVVRVSGSAAFAIANRICEKKIPTFRQTSRVCYRTLLNRNGEELDRAVVLCFRAPHSFTGQDSIEFSVHGSPAIVEELLGELQFHGARLAGPGEFSLRAYWNGKISLDQAEGVSALIAATDSSEKRSSIRLLDGELGVRAKALQQRIEKIAGLLELSLDFSEEEVPLYDSIQLQTQIERIRLEIEELVEINRQVRPMAEGIQIALAGSANSGKSSLLNKLVARDKAIVSPVPGTTRDIVEGELLLAGKRVKIFDTAGIRKSRNAIEREGVRRSRAIHQSADLTLWLIPIDQWQEGGFIRETLPANSVANQWWIVNKFDLVEAEQRPATKRQIRHFLTHFDKTHEKPDHSSKEYFLSAKTGDGVMRLRSALEQWVAQRVSEQTSTNVLPMNQRHQEAFHQTALKLRKVERQLLHQETPEIIAEELRQAMIELGTIVGERTPDDVLAKVFSSFCIGK
- a CDS encoding T9SS type A sorting domain-containing protein codes for the protein MKHFAYVTIFVVMFATICFAQLNARDGYMEVNGAVQAAYPGSELRVIVSTDSSIGANGTSHWLFHYYHPTTSQWISAMVIPQMGPYVRVEQSPGSTFTQTIPPTFFNSPNAMTVAESNGGSTYRSTHPGCFVRMMGGNFTLTPPMPTLVWMIMYYDSYQASSPSLWVIVDIITGELVIASDTPEASVAEIPTSVTLHQNYPNPFNPSTEITYGLHKAGNVRLTVFNELGKEVTTLVNGYQAANNYHVSFNAAGLPSGTYYYTLRTNGFITTKQMVLTK
- the mnmG gene encoding tRNA uridine-5-carboxymethylaminomethyl(34) synthesis enzyme MnmG encodes the protein MVEFLVIGGGHAGVEAASAAARMGVPTALITQRIDAIGRMSCNPAIGGLAKGHLVVELDPLGGLMPQLSDATGIQFRLLNRSKGPAVWGPRCQSDKDKYSLAAQTILQATPNLEIWEDEVLGLLVEPVKTTDPESSFRLIGLRLLSRGEVSCQAALLGTGTFLGGIIHCGEWKQNAGRIGEQGVYSLADDLKNTGFRLIRLKTGTPPRIKKETIDYSQLEKQDGDERPVFFHALTKTPALPQTNCWIARTSETTHKELEKGFDRSPMFTGRIKGIGPRYCPSIEDKINRFADRTSHQLFVEPEGLDHPWMYLNGFSTSLPEEVQLSALRTMPGFADAEIARPGYAVEYDAVPAEGLLPTFESRKVKGLYFAGQINGTSGYEEAAAQGFWAGVNAALAIKKEPPFVLRRDEAYIGVLCDDLRLRVPEEPYRMFTSRAEYRLLLRVDSAPERLLAHGERLGLVTPELRDAYRYRMQAIADGVAEMSKRFYSLPDSTKKITWKAALSREGITLDGLLLDHPMDMSFTEHPDWVKAVETRVRYEGYFVREARQAERLRSEELRNLPIDLDYHSLTAVSAEARDSLSRHRPATIGEASRLAGVTPADLLVLLTNLRSMALDNRVDKQKS